In the genome of Apodemus sylvaticus chromosome 2, mApoSyl1.1, whole genome shotgun sequence, one region contains:
- the LOC127677266 gene encoding uncharacterized protein LOC127677266, translated as MSTALGSPPQRSPPQRNPPQCSPPQRSPPQRSPPQRNPPQCSPPQRSPPQRSPPQRNPPQCSPPQRSPPQRSPPQRNPPQCSPPQHSPPQRSPPQLSPPQRNPPQHSPPQCSPPQRSPPQRSPPQRSPPQCSPPQRSPPQRNPPQCSPPQRSPPQCSPPQLNPPQCSPPQRSPPQRSPPQRSPPQCSPPQRSPPQLNPPQCRPPQCSPPQRCAQPGGHGVP; from the coding sequence atgaGCACAGCCCTGGGCAGCCCACCTCAGCGCAGCCCTCCTCAGCGCAACCCACCTCAGTGTAGCCCTCCTCAGCGCAGCCCACCTCAGCGCAGCCCTCCTCAGCGCAACCCACCTCAGTGTAGCCCTCCTCAGCGCAGCCCACCTCAGCGCAGCCCTCCTCAGCGCAACCCACCTCAGTGTAGCCCTCCTCAGCGCAGCCCACCTCAGCGCAGCCCTCCTCAGCGCAACCCACCTCAGTGCAGCCCTCCTCAGCACAGCCCACCTCAGCGCAGCCCACCTCAGCTCAGCCCTCCTCAGCGCAACCCTCCTCAGCACAGCCCACCTCAGTGTAGCCCACCTCAGCGCAGCCCTCCTCAGCGCAGCCCTCCTCAGCGCAGCCCACCTCAGTGTAGCCCACCTCAGCGCAGCCCTCCTCAGCGCAACCCACCTCAGTGTAGCCCACCTCAGCGCAGCCCACCTCAGTGTAGCCCACCTCAGCTCAACCCTCCTCAGTGTAGCCCACCTCAGCGCAGCCCACCTCAGCGCAGCCCACCTCAGCGCAGCCCACCTCAGTGTAGCCCACCTCAGCGCAGCCCACCTCAGCTCAACCCTCCTCAGTGTAGGCCACCTCAGTGTAGCCCACCTCAGCGCTGTGCACAGCCAGGCGGCCACGGAGTGCCATAG